The Fusobacterium necrophorum subsp. necrophorum genome includes the window AAATAAATTTAAAGGGTCTTTTAAATCTTCATCCACTTTAATTTGAACTGGCAAACATTCCTCAATCTCATCTAAAACTTCTCGTAATGTACTGTCGGACATCTCAATGTCATGAGGCAAAGAATACTGGGAAAAAGATATTTCCCTTATAAAAATACTGAATATAAGAATAAACAGATATTTCTTATTCTCTTTCTTTTTCTGAAAAATACACAAAAGATGTCCTAGAAATTTTCTTATGATTGATGATATTCGAAAAATCATATTCTCCCTCTTTTACATGAAACATAAAATTGCAGTCTAAAATACCTTCTTGATATTTATACTTTTCCAGCTTCCAATATTGCTCTGATAAAGATATTAATTTAGGATAATTTTCTATCTCTTCAAGAAACAAAAGAATATCATAAATACGTCCCTGAATCGTTCCAGAAATCGTTCTTCTATCATCTTCCTTTTGTATTCTTCCTAAAGCATGTAATTTTAACTGATATTTTTCCAGTAACTTGTACAATAAGATTTCAAATTCCAACACATGACTAAAAGAATTTTCCTGCTGCTTTTCCTCTTTAATCTTAGGAATTGAGGCTTCCATGATTTTCAGCTGATGTTGCATTTCATCATATCGCTTCGTTTTCACTATTTTTTTCTGTAGATATTCTTCTCTTTGATTCAGATACTCCCTATATTCTTTTAAATTTTTCCAAGTGAAAAAATAAGTAATATAAATGCTAACTCCCAAGATTATTATTCCTCTAATTTCCTGACTTTTCTTCATTGTCTGCCTCTATAATTTCTATCTCCACTTCATATTTCTTTCGAATCTTTTCTATTCTATCATGGTTCAATAACTCAAAATTTCTTCTCAGTAACTGACTAACAAAATCCAAATATTCCTCTTGAGATATGAATTTCAATTGTAACTTCAAAGTCTTATTTTCTAAGTGTTCCATACATAATATCGACTTCCCTTTTGAAATATCATAAATTTTCCACAGTATTGTATGAAGTTTAGAAATCGTCTTTTGACTTTTTTGAAATTCTTGCTCCCTTTTCTCTTTTTCTTGACGTTTAGTAACAATCTCATCTTCCAAAACGTTGGATTCGTATTCTATTTTAGATATCTCCTGCTCCAATGCAATCAATTCCTTCCTAAGAGCTTCTAACCGATATTGCCAATAAAAGCCAAAAAAAATGATAAAAAAAATTCCCAGAATATAAATAAAATATAGATATTTCAAATATTTGATTTTGATATCTGCTCTTTTATGATGAAAAATATCGACTTCCTTCTTTATCTTTTTAAGCCTAAGATCTTCCAAGCAATATAACAGAAAATGTTGCCTTAAAGCTTCTTTCTGATTTTTTGTATACTTCCCTAATAAAATTGTTTTCAATTTATTTTGATTTATCTCCAATAATTTTTGTATGATATTTTCTGAATTCAAATCATTGGATATTTTTTGAAAAGAACATAATTTCTGATTTTTATATGCAAGAATCAAAATTTCTTTTTCTTGAAAATCCAAAAGATAAAATGTTTTCAGATTAGAAACACAACTCCCTAATAAGCATTCCGGAATTGCATATAGAATTTTTGGAGATAATTCCAAGACAAAAGAGGAAGTGTAGTTGGAATAACAGCAAAAAATTGTTTCGTACTGGGCAGAATCGTATATCATATCATAATATACGTATTGTAACTCATTCACATCCAAAAAATATTCTTGAGATAATTTTTCATATATCATTTCTTTTCTGTCATCTTCATCCACAGACGGAACAATAGTAAGTAACATTGTCGTAAAAAAATGATTCTCCAAAATTAAAACGCAATTTTTAGGTATTTTCTGTTTTTCTTTGATATCCTCTAGAGTATACAATAAATATTTCATAGCAAATATACTTCCATCTCTATTATTTGATAAGAAAGAAATTCTGTCACTTTCTTATTCTTTCCGTATCTGTATTCAATCATAAAACGAATTTTATATGTTTGCTTTTGTTCCACTATTTCATAATATTTCACGAAGTATCCCTTCCAAGTATCATACATAATATTTTTCGGTAGCTCATTTTCTAACTGATACCCCCCTATTGATAAATTTCCCTTTTGCTTTGATAATAAATCACCGTTATCTTCTGTTTCTACAAGATAATGATATATAGATTTCTTTGGATTTTTATGCAAATACTTTTTCAATTCTTCCACTTCATAAGATACAATATTACGTAAAAGCTCCTGCTCACTCTCAGCATTATTTTTTTCTTGTTCCAATTGCTGTACAAAAAATAAAGATTTTATTTCTTCAAATTCAATGAGAATCATCCCCATAAATAAAAAAATGAAAAACATAACGGGGAACATAATAAAACCTCTTTTATGGGGAAATGAAAAAACAGTTTTCATACCTTTTATTCTCATTTCTTTTGGAATAACAAATACATAATACAGAGTCTTTGAAAGAAAAATGTCCCTGGACATCTGTTACAATACAAATTCCTTCTCCCGTTTTAAAATATCCATTTTTATAATGTTCCAATCGTAATTGATTCTGAAAAAAACGTAGGACAAAAGTTTTCTTTACATACTGATTCTTCTCTTCTTGAAAAATACATTGTGTCATCAAAGCATCTCCTTCCTCCGATATTAACGTTTTCAAAGTATTTACATCTGCCTCTATAAAAGTAATATTATCTGTTCTAATGATGAAAAAAGAGGGTAACTCTGGACTTAAATGTGAAAATCTATGGGCATACAAATGTTTTATCAACCTCTCTAAATCTTGTTGTTCTTTAGATATCAAAGACAGTTTTCTTACTTTTACATAGCTCCTGTAAAACAAATGAAAACTCGGATAAAAACAAGACAATAATATTAACAATATAGAAAATCCTATTGCAATTTCTAAAAAGGAAAAAGCTCTTTTATTGTGACTTCTCCGCAACAACACTCCATCCTTCCCACAACTTATCAGATGTTTTGGAATCAAACATCTGATAAAAATAAATATTCTCTTCTGTCTGCACACTTTTTAAAGAAAGCTTTTTCACCTCTATAAAAAAGGAAGAGGCTGATTCGGTGCAGAACCAATTTTTATCTCTGTAATAATACCTTCCTTCTAAAACTTCCTGATTTCGCATTTTCTTTTTAAAAACAGATATCGCATTCTTTCTGTTCCATCTTTCTTGATACTGTTCTTCTTCTATTTTAAAAAAGAGCAGAATCTCCTTTTGTAAAGAAATAAAAGGAAGAAAAGTCATCATAAATAATGTAATTGCACAAGCAATTTCTAATAGGATAAAAGCTTTCTTTTTCATAGGAATATTTTTAATACACAAAATGAAATACTAAAATAAGGTAACATTGCCAACTCTTTTTCTCTTTTTCTATATAATAGACATATTCCTACCATAGAAGCCAATAAAAAAGAAATCATATAGAAATAGTACATAGAGAGCCACAAATTATAAGATGTCATCAAAGTTCCTATGGCCATCACAAATTTAATATCTCCAAATCCTAAAATTTCTTTTTTTAAAAAATCGGATAAATATCCATAGAGAAAGATAAGAGGACAGATATAAGTAGACATACTGATCAAAATATTTCCTATGGAATTTCCTAGAAGTTTCGAGTATAAAATACTACAAAAAAGCAATAACAAATTTCCAAAATTGGAGATTTCTTTTGTTTGTATATCTTCAATCGATAGAAATAACATGAGAATAACGAGGCAACAGATCAGTAGCTTTTCCATTCTACACCTCTGGAATCAAAGGATCCCACCCCTGTCGGCAATTTGAACCATAAGTAAATACCATCACTTTTTCCATTCTCATCTGGATTTTTAAATGTAAAGGAAATGTCTCCTCCATACTGGATATCTCCATCTTTTGTTGTTCTGGAGCCACCTATCTCCACTTTCGCTTCGGATAAAATTTTCTTTGCATTTGGATCTAAGTAATCGGATAATTTCTGGAAAGCCTCTTTGATTTTTTCATCTGAGTCGTAATTTGCCACTTCAATCAGCTTTTCACTGTGTTCCATTTGATACATCTGCGAGGCTATTCGTAATGAACTTAAAGTCGCTACCGCTTTAGTATCTTTCCCCTTAGCCAGTTGATTTCGCACCTGCGGAGTAATTAAAGTAGACAAAACAGCAATAATGGCAATAGCTATAACAATCTCAATGAAACTAAATCCCTTATTTTTCATAAATTCCTCCTACAACATATTACTTAAAGAAAAAATAGGTAAGTAAACAGCAATAATCACAGCCCCAATGCATAAACCAAATATGATAAAAATACTCGGCTCCAACCATGATAAATATTTTTGAATTTTCAAATGTATTTCCTCACGAGTATACATAGCAATTTTATGAAAAATTTCATCTATATTTCCAGTTTCTTCTCCTAAAGCAAGAAAATATAAATCTTTTGGTGAAAAAATTCCTAATTCTCTTAAAGCATGATAAACTTTTTCCCCCTTATATATCCTTTTTTTCATAGAGCTAAATTGTTTTTTGAACTCTAAATTTTCAATTTCTTTCTCTAAAATGGCAAAAGTTTCCTGAAAAGAAAAACCGGATTTTAATAAAATTTCCAAATAATTCGATATTTGTAAACTCAATATTTTTCTATAAATTCCGGATTGATAAACATAATGAAATATGAATTTATCTATTTTACACTGTATTTTTTCATCATATTTTCTAGAAAAAATCCAATATAAAAGAATAGAAAAAATACTGAATATAAACAAAAATATAGGAAGA containing:
- a CDS encoding prepilin peptidase, with amino-acid sequence MLFLSIEDIQTKEISNFGNLLLLFCSILYSKLLGNSIGNILISMSTYICPLIFLYGYLSDFLKKEILGFGDIKFVMAIGTLMTSYNLWLSMYYFYMISFLLASMVGICLLYRKREKELAMLPYFSISFCVLKIFL
- a CDS encoding prepilin-type N-terminal cleavage/methylation domain-containing protein; amino-acid sequence: MKNKGFSFIEIVIAIAIIAVLSTLITPQVRNQLAKGKDTKAVATLSSLRIASQMYQMEHSEKLIEVANYDSDEKIKEAFQKLSDYLDPNAKKILSEAKVEIGGSRTTKDGDIQYGGDISFTFKNPDENGKSDGIYLWFKLPTGVGSFDSRGVEWKSY